CCCTACGTATTCCGTATTTGTATTTATGCGTATTCCTTTTTtacaacccccccctccctgtctGATCATGTTATCTTATTGGCGTTTGTGCGATCTGCCGGCTTATATAGTGGAGTTGctagagcatgaaaatggcttctcccttgtgtgaattctctgatgtttaacaagatgtgatttataaTTAAAACATTTCttgcattctgagcatgaaaatggcatatcccctgtgtgatttctctgatgtacaacaagttCGCTCTTCTGGATAAAACATTTCccgcattctgagcatgaaaatggcttttcccctgtgtgagttctcagatgtctaACAAGATTTGCTTTATGATTAAAACATTTCTCGCATTcggagcatgaaaatggcttctcccctgtgtgaattctctgatgtaaaaCAACCTCTTGCTTCTGggtaaaatatttcccacattctgaacatgaaaatggcttctcccctgtgtgaattctctgatgtttaacaagatctgatttagcATTAAAACATTTCtcgcattctgagcatgaaaatggcttctcacctgtgtgagttctcagatgtctaACAAAATTTGATTTCCgttgaaaacatttcccacattctgaacatgaaaattgcTTCTCCTGTCTTTGATgttcacctgttctgtgttctTTGTTTTGCTTAACAATCTGTAAATTAGAAGATCGGTTACATTGAAAAGAATCAGATGATGGATCTTTGCTGTGAAAGTCTGAGGATACATCTGGGATAATGACATGCTGTTCATATACATCTTGAGCCATAGTATGTTGTGACGATATCCCATGTCCCTCTGAGCTCCTGGTGcagtcatctgccaagaataaatttgtattatttttaaataatataaCCTTAAATAATATTAATGTTATAAGATTTCTATCTCAACAATTAAATATAAATTGCAAGGAATGTAGCAAAATAAAATTCTTCACTGACTAAGACAGTGGTTTGCAAAACAGATCCTAATCTAATCTCAGAGCAAGAACCAGTAGATCAGAATGTTAGGTCACTAGGCTGTAGTTTTTCACTTTTGTGCTAAAGCCAGCATCTTCAAAGGTTGACTTTTGTCTACCATATTCTTTTCAATATGTGTCTACCATATTCTTTTCTAGTTAAATACTCAGTTGAGAATCATAAAAATAcctgtaagtagagttgagcgaacccgaactttctttggcgctttttgaaatgctgcggagcaaccaatcaacaagcatttaactctgtgtccttagaagccatcacagccatgcctactaatggcatggctatgattggccagtgcagcatatgaccaagcctctatataagcttgagtcaagtAGCGCTGCAGGtccctctgctgttactagtgtagggagaggatgctgctggtgatttcagggagagaataggagagaatctttgttcagaactggaatctaactcagcattctacatacatttagttatGTGGGTGcggggcacaatctttttaccctgccatgAGCcgagtaacagaaaaaaataacttttatccatctattAGTTAGGTGGGACGGAGGcggacaatttttatttattttttgcaagcttagtgcaccagcactgcatctgagcttttgtgacattgaaatccaagcttaaaatactgcaataataatgttttttttttttaaatcacctttttttgtcaatatacaacatctggtgcatttgcaggattagtcagtgtgcaatttaagatagaaacacagccataattttctgggtttttaaaaacaacatttttagtcaaaatacacaattttacagcccttgcatcgtcagcacgtgtgaaattcaagggttatatacag
The sequence above is a segment of the Bufo gargarizans isolate SCDJY-AF-19 chromosome 6, ASM1485885v1, whole genome shotgun sequence genome. Coding sequences within it:
- the LOC122941684 gene encoding oocyte zinc finger protein XlCOF19-like; translation: MCLPQKSDQISRQTFKAPLKQQGDSRHQTFVNPGEDLNNINPTETYVRGDEQSIEDIPTDKRPDDCTRSSEGHGISSQHTMAQDVYEQHVIIPDVSSDFHSKDPSSDSFQCNRSSNLQIVKQNKEHRTGEHQRQEKQFSCSECGKCFQRKSNFVRHLRTHTGEKPFSCSECEKCFNAKSDLVKHQRIHTGEKPFSCSECGKYFTQKQEVVLHQRIHTGEKPFSCSECEKCFNHKANLVRHLRTHTGEKPFSCSECGKCFIQKSELVVHQRNHTGDMPFSCSECKKCFNYKSHLVKHQRIHTREKPFSCSSNSTI